One window from the genome of Spirosoma rhododendri encodes:
- a CDS encoding MarR family winged helix-turn-helix transcriptional regulator, whose amino-acid sequence MHKNYRNEHQRLIGNLHRTDGYIFNHFSQKLAPFDLSVQQYIVLRLLSYEYPNSLSAGELKERMTDMNSDVTRLTDRLVAKNLIVREIDPQNRRRVNLRLTEESKQFVDTVAVEFSDFESIVSHLTDDEVTTLNTLLDKIRNKPQ is encoded by the coding sequence ATGCACAAGAATTATCGCAATGAACACCAGCGCCTGATCGGCAACCTCCACCGGACCGACGGCTATATTTTCAACCATTTTTCGCAGAAACTGGCCCCGTTCGACCTGTCGGTTCAACAATACATAGTACTACGGCTATTGTCGTACGAGTACCCTAACAGCCTGTCGGCGGGGGAATTGAAAGAGCGAATGACCGACATGAACTCCGACGTCACCCGCCTGACCGACCGGCTGGTTGCCAAGAACCTGATTGTGCGGGAAATCGACCCGCAGAACCGCCGGCGTGTGAACCTGCGACTGACCGAGGAATCGAAACAGTTTGTCGATACGGTAGCCGTCGAGTTCAGCGATTTTGAATCCATCGTCAGCCACCTGACCGATGATGAAGTGACTACCCTGAATACACTCCTGGATAAAATCAGAAACAAACCACAATGA
- a CDS encoding capsule assembly Wzi family protein, which produces MPFWLRSNQWGAVPLAGSAGTIRAGIWGDHNGNAPDSTTTRPKFGWNYGLDVVANSGLNGKVLLPEAYAGIRFGKFELFAGRRRQIVGLCDTLLTSGSYIWSGNALPLPKIQFGTIGYVPIFKGVLAFNAIYNHGWFANKDASGRELIVRNSYLHQKTLYVRLGKPSWAFRLYGGVNHQVQWGGYAPSLPSGLANKGYLPSSLRAYQYVVSAQAYPDFTIDPNLTEIDVDNRVGNHLGSIDVGADVNIGSFNLLMYRQSLVESGSIFYLTSIADGLNGIRLRNNQPGDGFLTLDNVLFEFFYSKSQGGPEFVINDPQRRGKVNYFNHGQYQDGWIYENHTIGTPFLTPQTDVRPNLRTGRAIVNNRVALWHGGLSGRVAQRVQWQMKLSYSQNLGTYDSPYPANTNQFSGILSASSPLTLPVLGDCDLSASVAYDQGQLFYNSTGVFASLRKTVRMRRQPSSASSEWRVPTR; this is translated from the coding sequence ATGCCGTTCTGGCTGCGCTCGAATCAGTGGGGCGCGGTGCCGTTGGCCGGATCGGCGGGAACTATCCGCGCCGGTATCTGGGGCGACCACAACGGAAACGCCCCAGACAGCACGACCACCCGTCCGAAGTTTGGCTGGAACTACGGCCTCGACGTGGTGGCTAACTCCGGTCTCAACGGGAAGGTGCTGCTACCCGAAGCCTACGCTGGTATACGGTTTGGCAAGTTCGAACTGTTTGCGGGTCGGCGTCGGCAGATTGTGGGCCTGTGCGATACGCTGCTGACGTCGGGTTCGTATATCTGGTCGGGGAATGCGCTGCCGCTGCCCAAAATTCAGTTCGGCACCATCGGCTACGTGCCCATTTTCAAAGGGGTGCTGGCCTTCAACGCCATCTACAACCACGGCTGGTTTGCCAACAAAGACGCGTCGGGCCGTGAGCTGATCGTGCGGAACTCGTACCTGCATCAGAAAACATTGTACGTACGACTTGGCAAACCTTCCTGGGCATTCCGGCTCTACGGTGGTGTAAACCACCAGGTGCAGTGGGGTGGTTATGCACCGTCGCTGCCCTCCGGACTGGCTAACAAGGGTTATCTGCCATCGAGCCTGCGGGCGTATCAGTATGTCGTATCGGCGCAGGCGTACCCCGATTTCACGATAGATCCTAACCTGACGGAAATCGACGTCGACAACCGGGTGGGTAATCACCTGGGCTCTATCGACGTCGGCGCGGATGTCAACATCGGTTCATTCAACCTGTTGATGTACCGGCAGAGCCTGGTTGAGTCGGGATCGATTTTTTACCTGACCAGCATTGCCGACGGACTGAACGGTATCCGCCTGCGCAATAATCAACCCGGCGACGGGTTTCTGACGCTCGACAATGTGCTGTTTGAGTTCTTTTACTCGAAAAGTCAGGGCGGACCGGAGTTCGTTATCAACGATCCGCAACGGCGGGGTAAGGTTAATTACTTCAACCACGGGCAGTATCAGGACGGGTGGATTTATGAGAACCACACTATCGGCACGCCCTTCCTGACGCCCCAGACCGACGTGCGGCCTAACCTGCGCACCGGCCGGGCTATCGTCAACAACCGGGTGGCGCTGTGGCACGGCGGCCTGTCGGGGCGGGTGGCGCAGCGGGTGCAGTGGCAGATGAAACTGTCGTACAGCCAGAATCTGGGTACATATGATTCCCCGTATCCGGCCAACACCAACCAGTTTTCGGGTATCCTGTCGGCCAGTTCACCGCTGACGCTGCCTGTGCTGGGCGACTGCGACCTGTCGGCGTCGGTGGCTTACGATCAGGGTCAGCTGTTTTACAATTCGACGGGCGTCTTTGCCAGTCTGCGCAAAACCGTGCGTATGCGTCGGCAGCCAAGCAGCGCAAGCAGCGAGTGGCGCGTACCGACCAGGTAG
- a CDS encoding response regulator: protein MKKILIIEDDRRIAQNISRGLQQEGYATEVVYEGINGRQMALQPGIDLLILDINLPGINGFEVCRSVRAERPHLPIILLTALDEIDDKVEGLALGADDYLVKPFDFRELIARVATCLRRSALLGDVADPAETILQLANLTVDLARKEVRRNNTTIDLTAREFALLEYLLRNRGRVLSKPDIAEAVWDLNFDTGTNVVEVYINYLRKKIDRDFEPKLIHTRPGMGYVLKEEA, encoded by the coding sequence ATGAAAAAAATCCTGATTATCGAAGACGACCGGCGCATCGCCCAGAATATCAGCCGGGGGCTTCAGCAGGAGGGGTACGCAACGGAGGTCGTTTATGAGGGTATCAACGGGCGGCAAATGGCCCTGCAACCGGGAATCGATTTGCTGATTCTGGATATCAACCTGCCGGGCATCAACGGCTTTGAAGTGTGTCGGTCTGTCCGGGCCGAACGGCCGCATCTGCCGATTATTCTGCTCACCGCGCTGGACGAAATCGACGACAAAGTCGAAGGGCTGGCACTGGGGGCCGACGATTATCTGGTGAAACCGTTCGACTTCCGTGAACTCATCGCCCGCGTGGCAACCTGCCTGCGTCGGTCGGCCCTGCTCGGCGACGTGGCCGACCCCGCCGAAACCATCCTGCAACTGGCCAACCTGACCGTCGATCTGGCCCGGAAAGAGGTTCGGCGCAACAACACAACCATCGACCTGACCGCCCGCGAATTCGCCCTGCTCGAATACCTGCTGCGGAACCGGGGGCGCGTGCTGTCGAAACCCGACATTGCCGAAGCCGTCTGGGATCTGAACTTCGACACGGGCACCAACGTGGTCGAGGTGTACATCAACTACCTGCGCAAGAAGATCGACCGTGATTTCGAGCCGAAGCTGATTCATACCCGCCCCGGCATGGGGTACGTGTTAAAGGAAGAAGCATGA